In one window of Leptospira sp. GIMC2001 DNA:
- a CDS encoding MbnH family di-heme enzyme, protein MKKNISFFTKIILIFSNLLFFACDIPLLNDQKSNSDNELLLGLALLSQRSSYNWNLPPGFPEPRVPAENPMSIEKVELGRHLFYDRRLSQDETKACSSCHFQSLAFSDGKALPSGITGQVHPRNAQHLTNAAYHSRLTWNNPNLRTLEQQARVPMFGESPIELGLQDESFLSKLKLDSLYPELFNQAFGGGDGSITEQNVRFALASFQRSMISGNSPFDRAQNGNRTAITPSAARGASFFNSEIAECFHCHGGFNFTDTNLHGTQAEEEFAYHNNGTHTVAYYNSLGDIHKEGLKEITLQDSDQGKFRAPSLRNVAVTFPYMHDGSIMCDNNQNPNHPDGIANGASLSTCARNALGKVVDQYSSGGAAHPAKDGTLIRPFPIQPSEKEDLINFLLSLTDDEFLRNPKFSNPR, encoded by the coding sequence ATGAAGAAAAATATTTCGTTTTTTACAAAAATCATTTTGATTTTTTCGAATCTATTGTTTTTTGCATGCGATATTCCATTATTGAATGATCAAAAATCGAATAGCGACAATGAACTACTATTAGGTCTTGCTCTGCTAAGTCAAAGGTCAAGCTACAATTGGAATCTTCCTCCAGGTTTTCCCGAACCAAGAGTTCCGGCTGAGAATCCAATGTCGATCGAGAAAGTTGAACTGGGTCGTCATTTATTCTATGATAGGCGATTGTCCCAAGACGAAACTAAAGCATGTTCAAGTTGTCATTTTCAATCCTTAGCTTTCTCCGACGGAAAAGCATTGCCTTCAGGCATAACCGGACAAGTTCATCCAAGAAATGCTCAGCATCTAACCAATGCAGCTTATCATTCACGATTGACTTGGAATAATCCCAATCTACGCACTCTTGAACAACAAGCGAGAGTTCCTATGTTTGGCGAAAGTCCAATTGAACTTGGACTCCAAGATGAATCTTTCTTAAGTAAACTAAAACTAGATAGTCTCTATCCTGAACTTTTCAATCAGGCTTTTGGCGGAGGAGATGGCTCCATTACCGAACAAAATGTTCGTTTTGCTCTAGCAAGTTTTCAGAGGAGTATGATTTCGGGAAATTCACCATTTGACCGTGCACAGAATGGTAACAGAACTGCGATTACTCCATCGGCTGCAAGGGGTGCATCTTTTTTTAATAGCGAAATTGCTGAATGCTTCCATTGTCATGGTGGTTTTAATTTTACCGATACAAATCTTCACGGAACACAAGCTGAGGAAGAATTTGCCTATCACAATAATGGTACGCATACTGTAGCATATTATAATAGTCTAGGAGATATTCATAAGGAAGGCCTAAAGGAAATTACTCTACAAGATTCAGACCAAGGAAAATTTCGTGCACCTTCTCTACGCAATGTTGCAGTTACATTTCCTTACATGCATGATGGTTCAATTATGTGTGATAACAATCAGAACCCCAACCATCCAGATGGGATCGCAAATGGAGCAAGCCTATCAACGTGTGCAAGAAATGCTTTAGGTAAAGTGGTAGATCAATATTCTAGTGGAGGCGCTGCGCATCCCGCAAAAGATGGTACTCTGATCCGACCTTTCCCAATACAACCTAGCGAGAAAGAAGATCTGATTAATTTTCTTCTATCTTTAACGGATGATGAATTTCTAAGAAATCCCAAATTTTCAAACCCAAGATGA
- a CDS encoding LIC11086 family outer membrane transporter encodes MFFISTFSKSITNTLLILFAIYQFSTSSLSAHHTGSSDNPNSTTRFIDPFTGKREQPANYLVLTQDYYKATNENSNIFTTSAFVEIPFYDGKFAMNISVPYTYFQQKDRSDAARIGKTYLGGKWLPLGDFERNYFIVVEGAVGFPSGPDTDRFTGGNYYAGQGNLTLGYLWNDFSFVLKAGGIKPLSRLEPTNLRNNDGIPYWLREPSAVPPEQQYELKNTTLLQSYVTYLWKPEISFFLGYIFRTPYQGVDFDTETRDTIPRFFREISMGTSYNFSEKYNITLAYRHPLYRNPDHRLYDAAWTVAVSMEWGKEETVKKENLEVSKEDISESDPVDL; translated from the coding sequence ATGTTTTTTATTTCTACGTTCTCTAAATCAATTACTAACACTTTACTTATCTTGTTTGCAATATATCAATTCTCAACTTCTTCTCTTAGCGCACATCACACAGGAAGTTCCGACAATCCCAATTCTACCACAAGATTCATTGACCCATTTACTGGAAAAAGAGAACAACCTGCCAACTATCTTGTATTAACTCAAGATTATTATAAAGCAACAAATGAAAATAGCAATATTTTTACCACGTCAGCTTTCGTTGAAATTCCTTTCTACGATGGAAAGTTTGCGATGAATATCAGTGTTCCGTATACTTATTTCCAACAAAAGGATCGATCCGATGCAGCAAGAATAGGGAAAACTTATCTTGGCGGAAAGTGGTTGCCACTTGGAGATTTTGAAAGAAATTATTTCATCGTTGTTGAAGGTGCAGTTGGGTTTCCTTCCGGGCCCGACACTGATCGGTTTACTGGAGGCAATTACTACGCAGGCCAAGGAAATCTTACTTTGGGATACCTTTGGAACGATTTTAGTTTTGTTCTCAAAGCGGGAGGGATCAAACCACTTTCGAGACTGGAACCAACAAATCTCAGAAACAATGATGGTATTCCCTATTGGCTTCGAGAGCCATCGGCAGTTCCACCTGAACAACAATACGAACTGAAGAACACAACTCTACTTCAAAGCTATGTTACATATCTCTGGAAGCCAGAAATATCTTTTTTCCTGGGTTATATTTTTAGAACTCCTTATCAAGGCGTAGACTTCGATACTGAAACTAGAGATACGATTCCACGCTTTTTTCGAGAAATAAGCATGGGAACATCTTACAATTTTTCAGAGAAATACAATATAACTCTTGCTTATCGGCATCCCTTGTATAGAAATCCCGACCATAGACTCTACGATGCCGCTTGGACAGTTGCCGTTTCCATGGAGTGGGGTAAGGAGGAGACAGTTAAGAAAGAAAATTTAGAAGTGAGCAAAGAAGATATATCGGAATCTGATCCGGTGGACCTATAA